Genomic segment of Nostoc sp. TCL240-02:
GTTCGTGCCTTTAAATCTGTGGGCGGACAACCCATAGTTTTTGATCGTGTTAAAGGCGCATATATTTGGGATGTCGATGGCAACCAATACATAGACTATGTAGGCACTTGGGGGCCAGCTATTTGTGGCCATGCTCATCCAGAAGTAATTGCAGCGTTGCATGAAGCTTTAGAAAAAGGCACAAGTTTCGGCGCACCCTCCGCGCTAGAAAATGTTTTGGCAGAAATGGTCATCGATGCCGTTCCTAGTATCGAAATGGTCAGATTTGTCAACTCTGGAACTGAAGCATGTATGGGAGTTTTGCGGCTGATGCGGGCTTTCACCAACCGAGACAAAATCATCAAATTTGAAGGTTGCTACCACGGACACGCCGATACATTTCTCGTGAAGGCAGGTTCTGGTGTTGCCACACTTGGTTTACCAGACTCACCAGGAGTTCCGAAAGCGGCAACTAGCACTACTCTAACCGCACCTTACAATGACTTAGAATCCGTCAAAGCCTTGTTTGAAGAAAACCGCGACGAGATTGCTGGGGTTATTCTTGAGCCAGTTGTTGGTAATGCTGGATTTATTGCACCTGACGCGGGTTTCCTAGAAGGATTACGGGAACTAACTCACGAGTATGGAGCCTTATTAGTATTTGATGAAGTGATGACAGGCTTCCGCATTGCTTACGGTGGCGCTCAAGAGAAATTTGGCGTTACTCCCGATTTAACAACCTTGGGTAAGGTTATTGGTGGTGGTTTGCCAGTAGGAGCTTATGGCGGTCGCCGAGATATTATGTCAATGGTTGCCCCTGCCGGTCCCGTGTATCAAGCTGGGACTCTTTCTGGTAATCCTTTGGCGATGACTGCTGGCATTAAAACTTTAGAATTGCTGCAAAAGCCAGGTACTTACGATTATCTTGAGCGGATTACTAAAAAGCTTGCAGATGGTTTGCTGCAAATTGCTAAAGAAACTGGTCATGCAGCTTGCGGCGGTCAAATCAGCGCCATGTTTGGCTTATTCTTTACATCTGGCCCAGTTCATAACTACGAAGATGCGAAAAAGTCTGATACAGCCAAATTCGGACGCTTCCATCGGGGCATGTTAGAACGTGGTGTTTACCTAGCACCCTCTCAATTTGAAGCTGGGTTTACGTCTTTTGCTCACACTGAAGAAGACATTGATCAAACTTTAGCAGTCGCACGGGATGTAATGTCTAGTCTGTAAGCTGTTAAGGGATTTCCAAATAAACAAGTATCCAATTACCCCTTGTGGGGTGGGGATATTGTCTACCATTTTGCGGGATAGGCAATCTTGCCTGCCCCACAAAAATGAATCCTTTCGTTACTTTAATACCCTTGTTTTGCTTTCTTGGTCACTCAGCATTCAGCACTACTGAATCTAAAGCCTTATTTGCATAACTTTTAGCAGCCAATGCTATGCTGTTGACTCATCTTGTATAGTAGGGGATCAAAGAAATTTTTTAACGGGTCTGTACTGTACCGTTATCATTCAAATCAGGTCACACCTTTGTCATAATTTCGCAATGGCTTCGTCAATGCATTATGCAATATTTAAACTACATTAAGTGTATTCATCTTAACAAGGCAAAATTAATTGCCTTTTATAGTTATCTAAATTCCCTTCATATCTCGTAGTCTACGAAAACTAAGGTGCAAGAAGCCTCTCACTTTCTTGGTGAGGGTTTTGTTTATAGATATTTAGATATCCGTAAAGTAAGGCATTTTTTCGGAGTCAGGGTTGGAGCTAACTTTAAAAGATATAAAAATCATGCTGTAGTTTGCATGACAAGGCTTATAGAAGTGTAAAAAACTGCCAGAAGTATTG
This window contains:
- the hemL gene encoding glutamate-1-semialdehyde 2,1-aminomutase; protein product: MVNTTIKTTKSQEIFAAAQTLMPGGVSSPVRAFKSVGGQPIVFDRVKGAYIWDVDGNQYIDYVGTWGPAICGHAHPEVIAALHEALEKGTSFGAPSALENVLAEMVIDAVPSIEMVRFVNSGTEACMGVLRLMRAFTNRDKIIKFEGCYHGHADTFLVKAGSGVATLGLPDSPGVPKAATSTTLTAPYNDLESVKALFEENRDEIAGVILEPVVGNAGFIAPDAGFLEGLRELTHEYGALLVFDEVMTGFRIAYGGAQEKFGVTPDLTTLGKVIGGGLPVGAYGGRRDIMSMVAPAGPVYQAGTLSGNPLAMTAGIKTLELLQKPGTYDYLERITKKLADGLLQIAKETGHAACGGQISAMFGLFFTSGPVHNYEDAKKSDTAKFGRFHRGMLERGVYLAPSQFEAGFTSFAHTEEDIDQTLAVARDVMSSL